In Enterobacter cloacae, the following are encoded in one genomic region:
- a CDS encoding phosphonate metabolism protein PhnM encodes MIINNVKLVLENEVVDGSIEIQDGVIRAFAETQSRSPEAMDGEGGWLLPGLIELHTDNLDKFFTPRPKVDWPAHSAMSSHDALMVASGITTVLDAVAIGDVRDGGDRLENLEKMINAVEETQKRGLNRAEHRLHLRCELPHHTTLPLFEKLVGREPVSLVSLMDHSPGQRQFANIEKYREYYQGKYSLSDEEMARYEEEQLALAAQWSQPNRLSIAALCRDRNIALASHDDATHDHVLESHQLGSVIAEFPTTFEAAEASRKHGMNVLMGAPNIVRGGSHSGNVAASQLASLGLLDILSSDYYPASLLDAAFRVADDEHNPFTLPQAIRLVTKNPATALNLHDRGEIAEGKRADLVLAHRKGEHIHIDHVWRQGKRVF; translated from the coding sequence ATGATTATCAATAACGTAAAACTGGTGCTGGAAAATGAGGTGGTGGACGGCTCGATTGAGATCCAGGATGGCGTGATCCGTGCGTTTGCCGAAACCCAGAGCCGCTCACCCGAAGCGATGGACGGCGAAGGCGGCTGGCTACTGCCAGGGCTTATCGAGCTGCATACCGATAATCTGGATAAATTTTTCACCCCGCGCCCGAAGGTAGACTGGCCCGCCCATTCGGCAATGAGCAGCCACGACGCGCTGATGGTTGCCAGCGGCATCACCACCGTACTGGACGCGGTGGCGATTGGTGATGTACGCGACGGTGGCGATCGTCTGGAAAACCTGGAAAAGATGATCAACGCCGTGGAAGAGACGCAAAAGCGCGGCCTCAACCGCGCCGAGCACCGCCTGCATCTGCGCTGCGAACTGCCGCACCACACTACCCTGCCGCTGTTTGAAAAACTGGTTGGCCGCGAGCCGGTCTCACTGGTGTCGCTGATGGATCACTCTCCGGGGCAGCGCCAGTTCGCCAATATTGAGAAGTATCGTGAATACTATCAGGGCAAATATTCCCTTTCTGATGAAGAGATGGCCCGTTATGAAGAAGAGCAACTCGCACTGGCAGCGCAGTGGTCGCAACCAAACCGCCTCTCCATTGCCGCCCTGTGCCGGGATCGCAATATCGCGCTAGCCAGCCATGACGACGCCACACACGATCATGTGCTCGAATCTCATCAGCTTGGCAGCGTGATCGCCGAATTTCCGACCACATTCGAAGCAGCGGAAGCCTCACGCAAACACGGCATGAACGTGCTGATGGGCGCACCGAATATCGTGCGCGGCGGCTCGCACTCCGGCAACGTGGCGGCAAGCCAGCTCGCATCACTCGGCCTGCTGGATATTCTCTCCTCCGACTACTACCCCGCCAGCCTGCTGGACGCGGCCTTCCGGGTAGCAGATGACGAACACAACCCCTTCACGCTACCGCAGGCGATCCGTCTGGTGACGAAAAACCCGGCAACGGCGCTCAATCTTCACGATCGCGGTGAAATTGCCGAAGGTAAACGGGCGGATCTGGTGCTGGCCCACCGTAAAGGCGAGCACATCCATATCGACCACGTCTGGCGTCAGGGAAAAAGGGTGTTTTGA